Proteins encoded by one window of Yamadazyma tenuis chromosome 2, complete sequence:
- the MET6 gene encoding methionine-synthesizing 5- methyltetrahydropteroyltriglutamate--homocysteine methyltransferase (COG:E; BUSCO:EOG09260LBU; EggNog:ENOG503NW49): MVQSSVLGFPRIGGQRELKKITESYWSGKVTVDALLAKGKELRKHNWELQKQAGVDVIASNDFSFYDQVLDLSLLFNVIPDRYLKFDLAPIDILFAMGRGLQRKATDTTAAVDVTALEMVKWFDSNYHYVRPTLSNSTDFKLNESAGLKPVAEYLEAKELGIETRPVIVGPISYLYLGKADKDSLDLEPLSLLEKLVPVYKTLLAKLKEAGAKSVQIDEPILVLDLPESVQAKFQATYEALVDASSPEIILASYFGDVRPNLSAIKSLPVAGFHFDFARVPEQFEEVASILNDKQIFSVGVVDGRNIWKNDFAKSSEIISKAIAKVGADRVLVATSSSLLHTPVDLKSESKLNPTIKDWFSFATQKLDEVVVLTKSAKGDDVTKELEANAASIKSRKESSITTNPKVQSKLAEIDESMATRKSPFEQRLTVQQAKYNLPLFPTTTIGSFPQTKDIRVNRNKFNKGEITAEQYDEFIKKEIAEVVKFQEDIGLDVLVHGEPERNDMVQYFGEKLDGFEFTQNGWVQSYGSRYVRPPIVVGDVSRTVAMSVKESVYAQSLTSKPMKGMLTGPVTCLRWSFPRDDISQKLQALQLSLALREEVVDLEQAGITVIQVDEPALREGLPLRAGKERSDYLDWAAQSFRVSTSGVDDSTQIHSHFCYSDLDPNHIKALDADVVSIEFSKKDDPNYIQEFSNYPNHIGLGLFDIHSPRIPSKDEFVKRISEILKVYPANKFWVNPDCGLKTRGWTEVKASLTNMVDAAKHFREQY; the protein is encoded by the coding sequence AAATCACCGAATCTTACTGGAGTGGTAAGGTTACTGTCGACGCTTTATTGGCCAAGGGTAAAGAATTGAGAAAGCACAACTGGGAATTGCAAAAGCAAGCCGGTGTGGATGTCATTGCTTCCAACGACTTCTCCTTCTACGACCAGGTCTTGGACTTGtccttgttgttcaacGTCATCCCCGACAGATACCTCAAGTTTGACTTGGCCCCAATTGACATTTTGTTCGCCATGGGTAGAGGTTTGCAAAGAAAGGCCACTGACACCACTGCTGCTGTCGATGTCACCGCCTTGGAAATGGTCAAGTGGTTTGACTCCAACTACCATTATGTCAGACCAACCTTATCCAACTCCACcgacttcaagttgaacgaatCTGCTGGTTTAAAGCCAGTTGCCGAATACTTGGAAGCCAAGGAATTGGGTATTGAAACCAGACCTGTCATTGTTGGTCCTATTTCTTACTTGTACTTGGGTAAGGCTGACAAGGActctttggacttggaacCTTTGTCCttgttggaaaagttgGTGCCAGTCTACAAGACCttattggccaagttgaaggaagcTGGTGCTAAGTCCGTCCAAATCGACGAACCaatcttggtgttggactTGCCAGAATCTGTTCAGGCCAAGTTCCAAGCCACCTACGAAGCCTTGGTCGATGCTTCTTCTCCAGAAATCATCTTGGCTTCTtactttggtgatgtcagACCAAACTTGTCTGCCATCAAGTCTTTGCCAGTTGCTGGTTTCCACTTTGACTTTGCCAGAGTTCCagaacaatttgaagaagttgcttCTATCTTGAACGACAAGCAAATCTTCTCTGTTGGTGTGGTTGATGGTAGAAACATCTGGAAGAACGACTTTGCCAAGTCTTCCGAAATCATTTCCAAGGCCATTGCCAAGGTTGGTGCCGACAGAGTGTTGGTTGCGACCTCCTCTTCCTTGTTGCACACTCCTGTCGACTTAAAGTCTgaatccaagttgaacccTACTATCAAGGACTGGTTCTCTTTTGCTACccaaaagttggatgaaGTCGTTGTGTTGACCAAGAGTGCCAAGGGTGACGATGTGAccaaggaattggaagccAATGCCGCCTCCATCAAGTCCAGAAAGGAATCCTctatcaccaccaaccctAAGGTTCAATCCAAGTTGGCTGAAATTGACGAATCCATGGCCACCAGAAAGTCTCCATTCGAACAGAGATTAACTGTCCAACAAGCCAAGTACAACTTGCCATTGTTCccaaccaccaccattgGTTCTTTCCCTCAAACCAAGGATATTAGAGTGAACAgaaacaagttcaacaagggTGAAATCACTGCTGAACAATACGAcgagttcatcaagaaggaaatTGCTGAGGTTGTTAAGTTCCAGGAAGACATTGGTTTGGATGTGTTGGTCCACGGTGAACCAGAAAGAAACGATATGGTTCAATactttggtgaaaaattggaCGGTTTTGAATTCACCCAAAACGGTTGGGTTCAATCTTACGGTTCCAGATACGTCAGACCTCCAAttgtggttggtgatgtttcCAGAACCGTTGCAATGTCGGTTAAGGAATCGGTTTACGCTCAATCCTTGACCAGCAAACCAATGAAGGGTATGTTGACTGGACCAGTCACCTGTTTGAGATGGTCTTTCCCAAGAGATGACATTTCTCAAAAACTCCAAGCCTTGCAATTGTCCTTGGCCTTGAGAGAAGAAGTGGTTGATTTGGAACAAGCCGGTATCACCGTCATTCAAGTCGATGAACCAGCCTTGAGAGAAGGTTTGCCATTGAGAGCCGGTAAGGAAAGATCCGACTACTTGGACTGGGCTGCTCAATCTTTTAGAGTTTCTACCTCTGGTGTCGATGACAGTACCCAAATCCACTCCCATTTCTGTTACTCAGACTTGGATCCAAACCATATCAAGGCTTTGGATGCTGATGTTGTTTCTATTGAATTCTCCAAGAAGGATGATCCAAACTACATCCAAGAATTCTCCAACTATCCTAACCACATTGGTTTGGGATTGTTTGACATTCACTCTCCAAGAATTCCATCCAAGGATGAATTCGTCAAGAGAATCAGtgaaatcttgaaggtttACCCtgccaacaagttttggGTTAACCCAGATTGTGGTTTGAAGACTAGAGGTTGGACTGAAGTTAAGGCTTCTTTAACCAACATGGTGGACGCCGCCAAGCACTTCCGCGAACAATACTAA